The nucleotide window AGAGTTGCGCCGGTTGTTAGTACATCGTCTATCAAAAGGAAATGCTTATTGGTGTTTTCTGCTGTGAAAGCAACATCAAAAACTGTTTCAATTCCTTCTGTCCTCCCCAAAAGATTTTTCTTAGATTGCGTTTTAGAATATACTTTTCGAATTAGAATACTGTCATCAAACGGAATTTTAAAATTCTCGGACAAGGCTAGACCAAAATTCATAACTTGATTGTAACCTCTTTCTTTTAAACGTTTTTTATGCAATGGAACCGGAATAATCACATCTGCTTGTTTCACAACAGAACAATCTTTTAAATAATCGGCATACCATTCGCCCAAAAAACTTCCAATTTCTTCATGCCCTTTGTATTTTAGGCTGTGAATCATTTCCTGAACCATTCCCTTTTTATGGAAATACAATAAAGCCGAAACGTGCTCAACAGGAATTCGCCCATAAAATTTCTTGAATGCTTCATTCTCAGAGTCCAAATGATGATTTGTCAACGGCAATTCATGCCTACAAGCTGTACAAATTAAATATTCATTTGTACCTATAAATGATTTACAACCAGCACAAACCTTCGGGAAAAACAAATTAATCAGCGAATTAATCATAAAAAAATTGATTTATCCATAAAAATAAGAAAAGCACGACTTTAAACTTTATTTTTTTTCTTTTTTTTATTTCCCTTTTCATATTTTTGCACCACTATGGCAAAACAAGAAGATTTATTTAAGAATGTCGTTTCGCATGCAAAAGAATACGGATTTATTTTTCCGTCCAGCGAAGTGTACGATGGTTTAAGTGCGGTATATGATTACGCACAAAACGGAGTAGAATTAAAAAAGAACATACGCGAATATTGGTGGAAATCGATGGTTCAAATGAACGAAAACATCGTAGGTCTTGACGCGGCTATATTGATGCACCCAACTACTTGGAAAGCATCAGGTCACGTAGATGCCTTCAACGATCCATTGATTGACAATAAAGATTCAAAAAAACGCTACAGAGCAGACGTTTTGATTGAAGATTATGCTGAAAAGCTAAATCAAAAAGCGCAAAAAGAAATCGAGAAAGCGCGTACCCGTTTTGGTGATGCTTTTAACGAACAGGAATTTGTGACCACCAATGCAAGAGTGATGGAATACAAAGCCAAAGAAAGACAAATTCTGGAAAGAATGGGACGTTCTTTGGGTAACAATGACTTAGAAGATGTAAAAGCATTAATCGAAGAATTGGAAATTGCTTGTCCGGAATCTGGTTCAAGAAACTGGACAGACGTAAAACAATTCAACTTGATGTTTGGTACCAAATTGGGTGCTTCAGCAGAAAATGCAATGGATTTGTATTTGCGTCCAGAAACGGCTCAAGGTATTTTTGTGAACTTCCTGAATGTACAAAAATCGGGAAGAATGAAAGTTCCTTTTGGAATTGCGCAAACTGGAAAAGCGTTCAGAAATGAAATCGTTGCGAGACAATTTATCTTCCGTATGCGTGAATTCGAACAAATGGAAATGCAGTTTTTTGTACGCCCAGGCGAAGAAATGCAATGGTACGAACACTGGAAAACCACCCGTTTGAACTGGCATTTATCTCTTGGTTTAGGAAAAGAAAATTATCGTTTTCACGATCATGAAAAATTGGCTCATTATGCTAATGCTGCCGCCGATATCGAATTCAACTTCCCTTTTGGTTTCAAAGAATTGGAAGGAATCCACTCCAGAACAGACTTTGACTTAAAAGCACACGAACAATATTCTGGTAGAAAACTACAATATTTTGATCCTGAACTAAATGAAAATTATGTTCCGTATGTGGTAGAAACCTCAGTAGGATTGGACAGAATGTTCTTGGCAGTTTTTGCTACTTCATTAAAAGAAGAAACTTTGGAAGATGGCTCAACAAGAACAGTATTGAAATTACCAGCTGTTTTGGCGCCTACAAAAGCTGCCGTTTTACCTTTGGTTAAAAAAGACGGTTTACCAGAAATTTCAAGAAAAATCATCGAAGATTTAAAATGGGATTTCAATGTGGCTTATGACGAAAAAGATGCTGTAGGAAGACGTTACCGAAGACAAGATGCTTTGGGAACTCCATTCTGTATCACGGTTGACCACCAAACTATCGAAGATCAAACGGTAACCATCCGTCATAGAGATACGATGAAACAAGATCGAGTAAAAATCGCCGACTTGAAATCAATTATCGAAAACGAAGTTTCTATGAAAAACTGGTTGATGAAAATGTAATCACAACATCATAATACATTTGAAAGTGCTTCTCTTTGAGGAGCACTTTTTTTGTTAAAATAATTTATTTTCTAATAAAACAACCATTGTCTCTTTTTATTGATTCGGGCATATTTTAATGATACTCAAATAGTTTGTATTCTTTTTCCTTAATAAAAAAATGCAGTTCATCGTGTTTTTTTGCAGTTTGTCGCAATGTATTAACATTCATTTTATAGATATTAACAAATAAGTTTGAAAAAAATTGATTTATGTAATTTTATTTTGGAGATATAGCATCTTTTCCATTTTTAAAATTACAATTAGCTAATTATTTTCATTTGCCCTAATGAATTCTGATAATTCGCTAAAGCGATAATCTACCAAAAAAACAGTTCATAATGAACTAACCAAACAGGAAATCTATTAATGAATTATTCGTACATAATAATTGACGATGATCCAGAAAGTGTTTTGAAAACAAAAGCTATCGCTGACAGTTTTTCAGAGCTTCACTTTATAGGAACAGCCCATAATTATGCCGATGCACTTGACCTGATTTTAGAACATACACCTAAATTAATTTTTCTGGAAATAGATCCGGCCGACAAAAAAAGCGACCTTTCCTTAAACCTGATTAATGCATTATATAGGTATTTAGACCATATTCCGAAAATCATAATAACAACTTCCAAAAAAGATTTTGCTTTTGAAGCCATTCAGTACGAAGTGACTGATTATTTGATAAAACCATTAAAGAACATCGATTTCATAAAGCTGACATTAAAACTAAAAAAGAATCGTTGCGATGAAGAAATTGTTTTAATTCAATCCTCAAATACAGAAGAAAGCACTCCATTAACCAAAACTGTAGAAACCACAAACAAGAAAAAGAATCTGGTTTTGTGTATTAAATCGTATGGAGATCACCGTTATATTGATTCAAAAGACATCTGTTTTTTCCAGGCCGACAACAATTCTACCGATATTCATTTAAGCAACGGAGAAGTAATTACCGCTTTCAAAACCTTAAAACATTTTGAAGCCGTTCTTACAAATCCTTTTATTAGAATCCACAACAGCTACATCATCAATCGCAACCATATCTCTAGGATTCACACGGGTAATTCGCTGTGTTACATTAAGAATACCAGCATAAAACTCCCATTTTCAAAGTCTTACAAAAAAAATATAGATTTCATTATTAGCGATTTTTCCAATGATAATTACCTAGAAATCTAAAAACTAACCATTTACCATAATTTGACATTCATTCACTAACAAACGGGCACCAGTTACCACAAAAGCTTCTTCATGTAAGAAAAATTAAAGTTTGCTATGTAGTTTTACAAAAGAAATTCCTGCAAAATGGAACCAAAATTGCAAAAACTTATAACTATATAAAAAAACTAAAATCATGAAAAAAGCGACCCTAACTATCGGATTATTTAGCCTATTAATGGTATTAACTTCTTTTACTACACCAGAAACTACAACTGGAATAAAAGTAACTCAGAACAATATGTTAATTTCACCTATAGATGGAGCTGGAGGGCAATCAACAGGAGGAAATAGAAAAGTTGATGTTTATATTGATGGAGCTGGAGGACAATCAACCGGAGGAAACAGAAAAGTTGATGTATATATTGATGGAGCTGGAGGGCAATCAACAGGAGGAAACAGAAAAGTGGACTAAAAGCACTTATAAAAATAAACTAATATCAAGGTAGTCATTTATTTGACTACCTTTTTTTATATCAAAAGATTTAGTATTTTTGGTTGAAAACAAAACTACTATTGAAAATAAAATCCTTCATATTATCATTCTTTTTGATTTTTCTAATTGGTTGTACCAATAAAAAAAAATCAGAACAAAATACCATATCATCAGAAGACAGCCTGTCGAACTATCTATCATTAGCCAATGATATTCATTTATCCAAAAAAGAGAAACAAAAGTACAATCACAAAGCTTTTGAAATTATCATCAATCAAAAAGAGGATTCTTTAAATAGAGTTAACTTATTTAAAATTGCAAATCGATATTACAATATGAATGATTGGGAGGGCTATTTTAAAACTAGCAAACTGGTTTTGGAACGTGCCAAAAACAGTAATGATTCCGTCAGCATGGCCAAAGCCTATACTTATTTAGGTGATTATTATAGTATGAAATCTATTTCAGACAGTGCCTTTTACTGTTATTTTAAAGCTGAAAAACTGTATCTTGCTAAAAATGACAATTATAATCTTGCTAAGACACTTATTAGTAAAGCCAATCTGCAATACAATGAAAACAACTTCTTTAATAGTGAAATAGCTGTTTTCAAAGCACTACGAACTATAAAAGGAGAAAAAGCCAATGATTTACTTTATGATTCTTATAATCTTTTGGGCATTTTGTATAATGATTGGGAAGAATACAATAAAGCACTGGAATTCCATAACAAAGCATTAAAAAGCATAGACGATCAATCAATCCCAAAAGAATTTCAATCAAGAGCAACTTCTTTAAACAATATAGGCTATGTATATTTGAATTTAAAAGACTACAAACAAGCCAAAAACTATTTT belongs to Flavobacterium gilvum and includes:
- a CDS encoding LytR/AlgR family response regulator transcription factor, with amino-acid sequence MNYSYIIIDDDPESVLKTKAIADSFSELHFIGTAHNYADALDLILEHTPKLIFLEIDPADKKSDLSLNLINALYRYLDHIPKIIITTSKKDFAFEAIQYEVTDYLIKPLKNIDFIKLTLKLKKNRCDEEIVLIQSSNTEESTPLTKTVETTNKKKNLVLCIKSYGDHRYIDSKDICFFQADNNSTDIHLSNGEVITAFKTLKHFEAVLTNPFIRIHNSYIINRNHISRIHTGNSLCYIKNTSIKLPFSKSYKKNIDFIISDFSNDNYLEI
- a CDS encoding ComF family protein, with the protein product MINSLINLFFPKVCAGCKSFIGTNEYLICTACRHELPLTNHHLDSENEAFKKFYGRIPVEHVSALLYFHKKGMVQEMIHSLKYKGHEEIGSFLGEWYADYLKDCSVVKQADVIIPVPLHKKRLKERGYNQVMNFGLALSENFKIPFDDSILIRKVYSKTQSKKNLLGRTEGIETVFDVAFTAENTNKHFLLIDDVLTTGATLEACSRALLKIPGAKISIVCMAMAHS
- a CDS encoding glycine--tRNA ligase gives rise to the protein MAKQEDLFKNVVSHAKEYGFIFPSSEVYDGLSAVYDYAQNGVELKKNIREYWWKSMVQMNENIVGLDAAILMHPTTWKASGHVDAFNDPLIDNKDSKKRYRADVLIEDYAEKLNQKAQKEIEKARTRFGDAFNEQEFVTTNARVMEYKAKERQILERMGRSLGNNDLEDVKALIEELEIACPESGSRNWTDVKQFNLMFGTKLGASAENAMDLYLRPETAQGIFVNFLNVQKSGRMKVPFGIAQTGKAFRNEIVARQFIFRMREFEQMEMQFFVRPGEEMQWYEHWKTTRLNWHLSLGLGKENYRFHDHEKLAHYANAAADIEFNFPFGFKELEGIHSRTDFDLKAHEQYSGRKLQYFDPELNENYVPYVVETSVGLDRMFLAVFATSLKEETLEDGSTRTVLKLPAVLAPTKAAVLPLVKKDGLPEISRKIIEDLKWDFNVAYDEKDAVGRRYRRQDALGTPFCITVDHQTIEDQTVTIRHRDTMKQDRVKIADLKSIIENEVSMKNWLMKM